Part of the Zingiber officinale cultivar Zhangliang chromosome 6A, Zo_v1.1, whole genome shotgun sequence genome, ctgtcattaagatcttgaactcattaagagctcctaagttcatccttactagcagtcaagcatctatccagggaagagactatgagattacatctcaatcaatttgatgcttacgtttcacccttatagcttgtttgtaccacattgaacctactttttgagatctccaatcagataggttgggttgtcgctatagatgaaaccaggacaggcctcagtcccattcccttactggatctcttgattttctcagaatcaagtcctttagtgagtggatcagcaatattgtcttttgaacttacaaagtccaatgacaccactccaagatatactagctcacgaatagatttcaatcttattcgtacatgtctcttctgtttctggttatacttggagcttctaatctgagttattgttgtttgattatcacagtgcactaaaatagaaggtattggcttcatcattaagggaatttcagaaagaagacccttaagccaatcagtttcagttactgtggtatccaaagcacacaattctgcctcagatgtagaacgggttataatcgtctgtttaacagacctccaagcaactgcaccgcctccaagtgtaaagacataaccagtaacgcctttacactcagcagtgtcagctatccaactggcatcactatatccctccaggactgcagggaatctcccataccacaagcccaaggatatagtgcctttcagatatctgagtactctatctaatgcatcccaatgcgttctgtccggacagctggtaaacctgctcaatttcgatatagcaaaagaaatatcaggtctagaacaatttgctaaatacattagactacctattatttgtgagtatcttaattaagacactgccacaccactcttattcttgtggagagtttttgaaggatcatagggtgtgactacagatttaacttgactatatccatatttctctaatactctctcaatataaagtgattgagaaattgctatttcatcagttgaacgagtcaacttcagccctaaaatcatatcagcacaacccatatctttcatatcaaacttaccacttaagagggtcttagtctcattaataatagaaatgttagaaccaaacagtagaatatcatctacatacaaacataagataatacaattatcacctttcattttagcatacacatatttatcagagtcattcatttcaaagccaaatgataacatagctctatcaaatttttcgtgccactgctttggggcttgcttcaaaccataaagagatttgactaacctacagactttattctcatttccagaaactacatatccctcaggttgatccatatatatctcttctttaagatctccattaaggaatgtcgttttgacatccatttgatggacctcaagatgatatatggacgtcaatgctattaacactcggattgtagtaattctggtaacaggagaatatgtgtcaaaatagtcaatcccttctttctgtttaaatcccttagcaactaagcgggctttgaatttatctacttacccatcaggttttagttttcttttaaacacccatttacatcctatagtggtacacccaggaggtaaaactaccaactcccaagtgacattagagataatagagtccatttcacttttaataacctctttccagtgtttagcatcaggagaagccataacatctctatatgtcacaggatcaccttctatattataggtgataaagtcctgacctaaatccgtagacacacgttgcctcttgctccttcttggttttgtatactcactagattcatctagtctagagtgacttaaGAAAGGTGTACCTACTACGGATAGTGGGACCTCTACGGAAGAAGGCTCATTtatagtaggaatactagattgaggtgttctcgtcttcataggaaatatatcctcaaaaaatgtagcatcgcgaagttctacaataatattttgcatctattccaggaatttctgatttaataatcaggaacctatatgcaatactattttgaacataacccaagaagataccatctacggtctttggaccaagttttttccttctgtgttcaggtactagtacctttgcaaggcaacCACACACTTTAagatatttcaaacttgtccttcggcctttccaaagctcatatggggttttatcccttgacttcattgggactctatttagcacgtggcatgcagtgtatagagcctccccccacataaagtagggtaacccagaactgtctaacatggaattaatcatatcttcaagggttcgattttttcgttctgctataccgttggattgaggactatatggagcagttacctcatggattatacctATATCTTGACAAaaattttgaaacaggttcgaggtaaattctccacccctatcagaccttaaccttttAATAGTTTcatcggtttgattctcagcttcagatttaaaaaccataaatttatctaaagcttcatccttggtttttagcaaataaacataacaataacgagagtgatcatcaatgaaggtaatgaaataccttttatgatctctcgttattacactgttaaactcacaacagtcagtatgaatcaattctaaaatatcagaatttctatcaactgatttaaagggtttacggggttgtttatattgcacacaaatttcacattttttcttatcatttatagcatgcttagggatcatgtcaagattcatcatcctttttacggtattaaaattgacatgtcctaatctatcatgccacagatcataagactcaatgttatatgaacaaccaatatcagaagatttatttaaagtagcattttctacattgagtttaaataaaccttcattaaggtaaccttttccaataaaggttcctaaatgtaatattacaactttattacatttaaagttcaactcataaccagcacggactaactttgatccactaatcaaattccgacggaccgctggaacgtgatgcacctcatgcagtgacaggacttttctagaggtgaacctcaggtcaacttgtcctatcccaaacaccctggctgcagaacggttccccatggtcacggaagtgccttcaattacctgataagtaaggaaggctgaGCGATCAacacaacagtgtacattagcacctgtatcaactaaccattcattgggttgatagatcaagtttagttcgggtttgaaggtaacaaacctatcgctggtgtcgtcactagcagtcacgacatttacttgtgccttggacgtattgctttggtttttctgcttgtcctttcgcttagggcagaatttggcataatgtccaacctgtccacatgcccagcaaggcttaggtttggttccagttttcttttgaacctttgggttgggtttcatcttgtttttcattttctgttttttgaatttcttcttgtcagatgagactactacattcgcctttggaataaaatccataggcattcttgtatcatcatttttatgttgctttcgatgttcttcttcgatatttaaggcaatcatcaaatcttcgagagagattttacctctccgatgtttaagagtcatgccaaaatcttcccaactcagaggcaatttttcgatgattgacaagacctgaaatttttcaggtaatggcatatctccttcagcaagaccatgaatttagacttggaattcatgtgtctgctctatcacagatttgccttcaaccattttgaagtttaggaattttgccacagtgtacttttctaaaccagaatcttcagagttgtattttttatccaaagatttccacagctctttagctgaagcggttgaacagtacacatcaaatagtgcgtctgagagggcagataggattctcccatggcagagataatccctttgcttaaacctctctaaggcagcactacgggcaggttcctcttcattgggTGAATGAGGGtatgtttctataacggagaatagccctagcgtagtaagccaaaatttcattcgttgttgccaacgtctgaagttttgctcgaaaaatctttcgggtcgggcgctagcctcatcagaccccgttaccctatcattcatcatgtttattgatgctacaatcaattctctaaaactGTAGTAAttgtaatagaactaattacgctaatacagtaatctataattgcaccaataaatgacgagcatgcaataaacgttaataacagtaatggttaagaaattgtgtatctccggtcgaagcgtcggacgtgccgactgtctttagagaattgactgctgcccacggtgcagaggctctccggcaaaatcctcccaagatccgacaaccgctcgtaggcgcactccaaaacgagcgccgcactcggactcaacctcagatcgcgaaccaagccttagaactcagaaagaaggaagaagaagtagaaagcaagggagaaggaatgctttgctttctggagtgagttgaaaaggaagtgaggaagtgtatttatacactcgaAGCAGTGCAGAGGAAGGGACACACACTTTGCTTCGCTTCCTCACGGAAACCAAActgtttggttcagactgaaccaaaccagcaaaaacagaccgggccgcccgtgagcgcaaggcccacgagctggggatttgcacccccctgcgcgcgtgacgcccgatttatggatttccaGCTCGaacccccaaatccactcgatttgggcttggcccgcgcatgcgtgtaggtcctcttatcattgctaagcaaggatggaagggcttcctatataagcccttccaagcttctccacttaacaatgtgggactaaaaacactacaaaaatgctttaaatttaaaaacaaaattcaacagcTCTTTATTCATAATCACCATCAAGGTCATTTTAGTAAGGACATTTATTTAGAGTAGAGAGTGATTAGAGATCACAAAGGGGTTAATGTCATGAGAGATGAGACAGGGGTGTTAAATCatgaaaaaaaattgtaaattaaAAAGGGCCTAGTTATAAATTCTAAACTTTTTTGGACTTTTTCGAAAAGGTTCAGTTAAAAGGTCACTATTAAAAGGTCACTGCCGAACCTTTTTCTTTCCAGTGATCAATTCTTCCTCTTTGTGAACCTCCCTAAACCCTAATCTTCCTCGACCCCACCCTCAAACCCTTCTCCCACGTCACTGCCCCCTGTCGCGAACTCGGTTGGTGGCTTCGCCAACGCTCCACAGCAAACGCCTTTCGATTGAGGTGGAGTTTTATTCTTTTGATAACCTTCGTGCATGATTAAACATACAccttcaataataataataatttggaTCCCTTTTTCTCGATCACTTTCGCTGATTCGGAAAAAAGTTGTTTTTATAAGTTGGCAATACTTATTTTCTAGCAGTTTAAGTGGTAGTAGGAAGACATTATTGAAAAAACAAGAATGAAATTTAAGTAATGCTACAAAGAAAAAAGGTGTTGATTATATTCTGTAACTTTGTCATACTTTACAAGCCTTTCTAAGCTCTTTGGGCTTGTGTATCGTACTAGTCTATGGCAATGCGTATACTATCACAATTTGGTGCTATAGATTAGACAGTAGTTTGTTTTTTTTGCTCATCCTGTATTCAGTTTAGTGGTTGTTGCAACTTTCCTGCTGATAAGGGAAGATTTGGATAATAATCAAAATTTTCCCTGCAAGGGGATATGAATACGTAGACCAGTGAGTGATTTCCAGCTTATTTAGATCTGATTAATGGATTCAAATCATATACTTCTATATGTCTCTATTGTCTGATCTTGTCATTTATTTTTGCTTGTCCTTTTATACTCTTATTGTTTATCAAATTATTGTACCCTATTGAAATTTATTAATGATACTTATAATATACAACACAAAAATGTAAAGATATTGTACGAGAACTTAAAATAATACAGAGATATTTTGTATTGAGTGGATTGCAGGCTGTTTACATATAATACATCTCTTTTGGATATAGTGCGAGTCGTTTATCCTATCTATGTATGTATATGTGCatttaggggtgagcattcggttaattcggtccataaattaaccgaattaaccgaaaaccgatttagtgtaccgaattaaccgaatgctcactcCTATATGCATACATATGATGTATTTCGTTACGAGTGAATTGTAGGTTGTTCACTCTCCTATACAATGCATTCTTCTCGAGTGGGTTGCAAGTCGCTCAccttgatatttttatttatacatgATGTGTGAGTATTAGGTAGATTGCAAGTCATTCTCTTTTACTTATATAGTTATATGATATATCCTTGATGAGTATATTGAATGTCGTTCACCCACTCAATAAATTATATTGAGTTGTTGTCGAATAAAATAAGACTATAATGTCCCCTTTCTTATCTCACCCTCCTTCTCCTTTAACTTGCAGATATGTCGCAGCATCGTGGTGGTGGGAATTTTACTGCTGAACTGTTGGGTTGGTTGGCTATGTTTGATACTCAAAGGACTGGTTATGCTAATGAGATTGGTGACGTCCATCGGCGTCATGAGTTAGTCATTGCAGATTTAGAGTCGAGGCTACGTGCTGCTAAGGCCAATATGGAGAATGAACTGACCGCCGTCCGCCAGAAGTATATTCCTTGCGGAGAGTATGTGCCATTGGAGATCTACGAGTTCAATCAGCAATGTTGGACTGAGTATCTGAACACATGTCTGGTCAACAATGCTGTAAGTGCAGCTCTGAGCGAGGAAAGTGCAGCTGATGCCGTTGGGACATTTGGTGATGTGGTGAGGCAGCGACATCTCTTGGATTTTATCATGCAGGGCGAGAGGCGGGATCAACTTCTGGAA contains:
- the LOC121993689 gene encoding uncharacterized protein LOC121993689, whose product is MSQHRGGGNFTAELLGWLAMFDTQRTGYANEIGDVHRRHELVIADLESRLRAAKANMENELTAVRQKYIPCGEYVPLEIYEFNQQCWTEYLNTCLVNNAVSAALSEESAADAVGTFGDVVRQRHLLDFIMQGERRDQLLEYLNTKIKIGHFENVGEERAAKRLRILLTPAGPERPTQTTPSRVPVAAGRANPGGTDPQDNATRIFNTRFADPGEHSPIAAQTHHPKEPGTLNVQQRSPYVSPPHKRSGQTFRRGVQGNPPCPEYR